Genomic segment of Murdochiella vaginalis:
GACATGTCCAGCACATGAGCGATGACACGAGTCCTTTCAATGTGACGCAAAAAATCATGCCCCAAGCCCGCGCCGGCGTGCGCTCCTTCGATCAGGCCGGGAATATCCGCAATGACAAAAGAACGCCCTTCTCCCATGTCGACGGCGCCAAGGTTTGGTTCAATGGTCGTAAAATGATAATTGGCGATTTTCGGCTTTGCCCGCGTAAGGATCGAAAGAATGGTGCTTTTCCCTACGTTGGGAAGTCCCACCAACCCGACATCTGCAATGAGTTTTACTTCAAGGATGATCTTAAGCTGTTGCCCCATGCCGCCTGGTTTGGCAAAACGTGGAGCTTGTCGAATAGAACTTTTGAAATGTACATTGCCCTTTCCGCCGTATCCGCCTTTCACAACGACAAAGCGCTGTCCGTCTTCCCGCAGATCCGCAATAGGAAGCTTGCTTTCCGCTTCGCGTACTACTGTTCCCACCGGCACTTTCAAGATCAGATCTTCCCCGGATTTTCCGAATTGCTGCTGACCACGCCCCGGCTCACCGGATGATGCCTTATAAATGGGATGGTACTTAAAGTCCAAAAGCGTATTGACGTCCTTGTCGGCTTCCAGAAGGATGGATCCTCCGCGACCGCCATCCCCTCCGTCCGGGCCGCCATTTGGAACATATTTTTCTCTGCGCCAGGAAATAGCTCCATCCCCGCCATGCCCGGCACGCACTTCAATTGTTACCTGATCAATAAACATAGTTCCTCCAAAGAAAAACACCCCGCACGGCCTGCGGCCGAACGGGATGCAGTAGGAATCGTTTCGTTCCGCCTCCGCCAGGCTTACGCCAGAGCTTCTACGGGATAAACGCTCACCTGTTTTTTGTCCTTGCCCTTGCGTTCGAAACGAACCACGCCGTCTGCTACTGCAAAGAGCGTGTCATCGCCGCCACGCATGACGTTCAGGCCGGGATGAAATTTGGTTCCGCGTTGACGAACAATAATATTTCCGGCTTTGACGACCACGCCATCATGACGTTTTACGCCCAAGCGCTGCGCATTGGAGTCGCGTCCGTTTTTAGAGCTGGACACCCCTTTTTTACTCGAGAAAAGTTGTAAATTAAAAGCAATCATCATAACCTCCGATCGTTTACGTTGATATGACCCGGATATTCTTTCTGTAATTCTTGCATGTTGAGACGAAAACCGTTCAACAGGACTTGACAAATTTTTTGTTGTTCTTCGTTGAGTGGCTCCTCGATGGCTACGGAAACATCCCCTTCTGCATACTGCACGTGGACATTTTTCCCAAAATCGGTTGCGTCGGTCAGGGTGTTAATCAGGGCGGTTACAATACCGGAAACATTGGCACATAAAAGGTCCTGTTGTGCTTCACCGTAATCCGCATGACCCTTCATGGAAAAGCCGAGAAGCTTTGACGGATTTTCCTTGCTCGCGTAGCACTCGACGTGAATCATCAGGCGTTGATCGCCTCAATTTTCAACAGTGTATACGGCTGACGATGACCGCGTGTGCGGCGATATCCCGACTTCGGGCGGAATTTCCCGATCACGATCTTCTTATCTTTGCCTTGTGCAACGACGGTGGCTTTTACGCTGGCTCCTTCGATGTAGGGCTTTCCTACTTTAAGAGCGTCGCCCCCCAACATGAGAACCTTGTCGATAGCAATCGACTCGCCCACTTCTCCGGCAAGCTTTTCGACCTTGATCTGATCGCCGACCTGCACCTGGAACTGTTTTCCACCGGTTTCTAAAACTGCGTACATCACTTTCTCCTTACCTTTCGTGTCGCCTTGAAGGCAGTTTCCAAACGAAACATTTACGTTTGCCTCTTTAGAGCGGTATTACCGATCAATTATACAGGAGGTTGAACGTGTTGTCCACCTTTTTATTCATTCGTGGATTGTTCTTGGGACGAGACTTCTTGCTCGGAAGTCTTGGGCTTGGGCGGATCATATGTCGTGCGACCTTCATAAAGCGACGGTGTTTCTTCCTGTGAAGCCGGCGTACCGAGATAGGACGCCAAAATATCACGCGCGATCGGCACGACGTTTAAACTCGTATCGCCATCCGGCATAAAGACCGTCGTTGCGATTTTGGGCTGTTTATAGGGAGCAAAACAGATGTCCCAAGCATACGGCGCATAATTTCCTCCTGTGCGCGGATCCTTCCCTGCGCGCTCCGCTGTTCCTGTTTTGCTGCCCACCTGAAAATTAAGACCGTTGAATTCGCTTTGATTATGCTCCGCGGAACGGCGCATGCCCTCACGCACCTCCTGAAAATAGCTTGCGGGAATGGGCACTTTTTTACCCCGTGGCGTCTGGTTATAGAGCACCGTCTTGTTATCCGGACTGCGGATTTCTTTTACCAGCGTAAAATCGTAATCTGTTCCGCCATTGGCAAAGATGGAGGCTATGGAACACATGGAAATGGGTGTATAAGCATTTTGTCCTTGTCCGATGACCGCATTCATGGTATCCGCCACCGTCCAGTTCGTCTGATTAAAATAGGTGTACTTCAACAGGTCCGCCAGGCCACTGCGCGCCCCGTCCAAAGGACGCTCAGCATAATAGCCGAGCTCTTCGAGATCCGCAATGAGTTTCGCACGGGTATACAGCTCTCCCTGCTCCGACCATTTGAGAATGGTTTGAATATCTTTTGCAATCACCGTATTGCCTTTTTTTGCGTCAGGCTTTTCATAACGCTTGAGATTCTGCTCCAGAAAATGAGAAAGCATGGATTTCGTTAGATTCATCTTTGCAGACCGGCTGGGAATGTGATTGGCCACTTCAGCCGGCTGTTTGATTTCCAAGCCGGACGAATGGTTTAATCCCAAGTTTTCCGCCGTTTTTTCAATGTCATCCACGGTGACCTGCACGCCGATATCCTGCCCCGTAGCGGGAACACGGCCAAGACCGAGAATATAAAAATAATAATTATTGGATTTGCCGATAGCATCATACATGTTGACCATGCCGTCGGACCCGCCGGTACGAGTATAAAGCAAGTTGTTAAACTGGCGATCACCAATTTTCACAAAACCATAATCATAAATCTGCATTTTCGGATTCAGTCCCTTTTGCAATGCTGCCAGAGACACCACGGTCTTAAAGGTGGAGCCTGGTTGAACTGCCGCCTGCGTAGCAAGGTTTAACAGCGGTCTCGGTGCGTTGGTATCCAGGCGCGTTGCTGATTGATACATTTCCCAATCGGAGCCGGAAATGCCGGTAACAAAAAGGTTCGGATCAAACATGGGATACGAAGCCATAGCCAACAGGGCTCCATTGTTTGGATCCACGGATACACTGGCCGCACTGTTGGCCATAGGGGAATAATGTGCCTTATTCCTTCCCCATTTGCTGACATAGGGCAGACTGTGGCGAACGGAAAGAATTCCATTCTTTAGTGATTTCTCCGATTGCTGCTGCAATCGAATATCCACGGTCAGATACACGTTGTTCCCCGCCTTGGGTTCCTGCCGCTCCAAAATTTCCGTTCGATTGCCGAAGGAGTCCACGAGCACGGTTTCTTTGCCGCTCGTACCGTGTAATGTGCTTTCAAAGCTCTGCTCTACACCGACCTTTCCAATGAACTCATTGGGTAGATAATGCTGCTCCTTCACATAGGTCTGCACCTCTTCATTAGTAGCAATTTTGCCGATGTAGCCCAAAATATGGGAAGCCGATTCGCCGAATGGATAATAGCGTATGGCCTGTTGCGACACCATGATGCCCGCGCCGGAAGCGATATTTTCTTCAATCTTGGCCACCGTATCCTCAGAAAGCTCATAACAGATATTAATCGGCCAAAACGCATATGTGCCGGGCTTTCCGACCCGATCGGTAATGAGCATGATGCCCCACTGTAACACCGGATCCATAGTGGGATCAATTTCATAGTTCTCTAATAGTCGACGAAATGCCTCGTCCGCGCTCATCTTGTCCAGGTTGAATTTTTTTACAAAATCCTCCTGATCCGTTTCCAGACCATATGTCCATGTTTTCAGCGCAATGCCCGGATAAAATCCTTCATCGAACATCGCTTGCTCCGCCAAATACTTATAGGCATCATCGGTAATGACTTCATCAAGCAGCTGTTGCTCGAGTCCTAATTTTTTTAATCGATCCAGAGCGGTTCCGTCTTCCCCTTCCGGATGAATAAATTCGACCGACACCGTACGCGCATCCGCCGAAATGACGTATTTGAGATTCGTTTCAATCCCCTTATTTGCCAGTCGATTGAGCAAGCCCTCCGCAGGAATGGTAAAGCGATTGTCCTCCTCGACAGAAATGGAGGTTAAAAAGCGATCCAGCGCGGAATTCTTGACGATGGTGACGAAATCTTCTTTTGCGGTCGAGGTCAACGTAATGGCGGGAAAGGCCTGATGAAATGCTGCTTTTTTACGGCGCGCATTTTCTACATACGTATAGTCGCATTCCCGAAGACGCAAATTCTCGGTGAGCTTTTTCTCATTTAAGAGCTGATAGGCCAATTTACGCGTTGCAGGATGATTGAGCACATGCGATAGCAGGTTTTTATTATCGTTAAGCCGTTTACTCAAGTATTCCAAAGCGGAGGTATTGTCTTTGATCACTTTGGCATTTTTCAAAGTATCGTACTCTTTTCCCGCTTTCCAGGAAAGGCGGAAATTCACGTCGGGATCCGCCTGAATAGGTAGAGCGCTTCCTTTCAAGGAAAGAGCGGTAAGGGCTCGCGCTGCCGGGGAAACACGAAAATCACGATCAAGAGCCGAATGATAAACCATTTGCAACCACTGCTCGACAAGATGATGTTCCACCAATAACCGCTGCGCTTTTTCATCCGGTGTTTCTTTTTCCTGCAAATAATCCGCTTCGGAAGCATACACAATTTGATTGCGTTGAATGGGAAAATCTTCTCCATACTCCGCCCCGTCCCGTTCAATATAGCGCAGAAGACGCGCCAGTACTTGGTTGCGCTCATCGGTTTTAAGATGCATCAGCTCATCTTTGAAACCTTGAACAGCAAAAGAAGATCGACTGCCGGCCAGCAAAACACCATTGCAGTCATAAATATTCCCTCGCGGGGCGGCAATTTGAATCTCTTTGGTGCGGCGCGTCCGTGCAAGCTGGCTGTATTTGTCTCCTTGAACAAGAGTGAGATCATACAGGCGCCATAAAAGGAGGCCCATGAAGGCGAGCATCACGGCCACGATCGTGCCCCAACGAAACAACGATTCCTTTTTCATGATGTTCTCCTGACGGTTCTTCTAAATCCGGCCGAAAAAGCGAATGCTTTCGGGCTTCATCAAACGGCGCATCAACAGCATAACCGGAATGAACAGTGCGGCATTGAACAGGGCATAAAACAACACCGGTTTGCCAATCAGATACAGATACGGCAATGGTTTACGTAAAAGGAACAAGATGCCCCATTGCCCCGCCAGCACAAAAAAGGAAAAAAGCGCAGTAGCAAGCGTTCCTGTAGCTAAATTATGTTCGTTGTGATACAGGGCTTTTCCCACAGCCGTTGCCCCCACAAAAAAGAGCAATGCGCGTATGCCCAACACGCCGGAAAACATCATATCTTCCAGAAGGCCAAGGGCCAGACCGGTATACCCGCCCCACAGAGGGCCATACAGAAAAGAAATCGCAACGAGAAAAACCAAATGTAGCGCCGGGGCAATTCCAGAAAACGTCCAATTGGAAACCACGGCGGTCTGCAAAATCAAAACAGCCAACAAGCTGAGACTATAACGCAGTTTATTCACCGGAGCCTCCTTTATATGCATGATTCCCATTTTTCGCGGTCGAATGGGCGGACGAAGATACACTACCCGCGACATCCTCTTGATCGCGATTTTCCGGGACGACTAAAACGCGATACAGCTTCGAAAAAT
This window contains:
- the obgE gene encoding GTPase ObgE; its protein translation is MFIDQVTIEVRAGHGGDGAISWRREKYVPNGGPDGGDGGRGGSILLEADKDVNTLLDFKYHPIYKASSGEPGRGQQQFGKSGEDLILKVPVGTVVREAESKLPIADLREDGQRFVVVKGGYGGKGNVHFKSSIRQAPRFAKPGGMGQQLKIILEVKLIADVGLVGLPNVGKSTILSILTRAKPKIANYHFTTIEPNLGAVDMGEGRSFVIADIPGLIEGAHAGAGLGHDFLRHIERTRVIAHVLDMSGSEGRDPVHDFDLIQQELAAYHEALPKKLRVIVANKMDLPGVEEHLAHFRQAMAERGLAVRVAEEKPQQPADPWQEKVPSPIILVPLSAATTKGMDVLRRVLWQEISQIPKTLLTCEEEIVPVERFFQRDTAITVRREGHTIFVQGESVANLAKKLIITDGASIQFFERSLEQMGVMDRIRALDPDEDDVINIEEFEFDWL
- the rpmA gene encoding 50S ribosomal protein L27, with product MIAFNLQLFSSKKGVSSSKNGRDSNAQRLGVKRHDGVVVKAGNIIVRQRGTKFHPGLNVMRGGDDTLFAVADGVVRFERKGKDKKQVSVYPVEALA
- a CDS encoding ribosomal-processing cysteine protease Prp → MIHVECYASKENPSKLLGFSMKGHADYGEAQQDLLCANVSGIVTALINTLTDATDFGKNVHVQYAEGDVSVAIEEPLNEEQQKICQVLLNGFRLNMQELQKEYPGHINVNDRRL
- the rplU gene encoding 50S ribosomal protein L21 — translated: MYAVLETGGKQFQVQVGDQIKVEKLAGEVGESIAIDKVLMLGGDALKVGKPYIEGASVKATVVAQGKDKKIVIGKFRPKSGYRRTRGHRQPYTLLKIEAINA
- a CDS encoding penicillin-binding transpeptidase domain-containing protein, encoding MKKESLFRWGTIVAVMLAFMGLLLWRLYDLTLVQGDKYSQLARTRRTKEIQIAAPRGNIYDCNGVLLAGSRSSFAVQGFKDELMHLKTDERNQVLARLLRYIERDGAEYGEDFPIQRNQIVYASEADYLQEKETPDEKAQRLLVEHHLVEQWLQMVYHSALDRDFRVSPAARALTALSLKGSALPIQADPDVNFRLSWKAGKEYDTLKNAKVIKDNTSALEYLSKRLNDNKNLLSHVLNHPATRKLAYQLLNEKKLTENLRLRECDYTYVENARRKKAAFHQAFPAITLTSTAKEDFVTIVKNSALDRFLTSISVEEDNRFTIPAEGLLNRLANKGIETNLKYVISADARTVSVEFIHPEGEDGTALDRLKKLGLEQQLLDEVITDDAYKYLAEQAMFDEGFYPGIALKTWTYGLETDQEDFVKKFNLDKMSADEAFRRLLENYEIDPTMDPVLQWGIMLITDRVGKPGTYAFWPINICYELSEDTVAKIEENIASGAGIMVSQQAIRYYPFGESASHILGYIGKIATNEEVQTYVKEQHYLPNEFIGKVGVEQSFESTLHGTSGKETVLVDSFGNRTEILERQEPKAGNNVYLTVDIRLQQQSEKSLKNGILSVRHSLPYVSKWGRNKAHYSPMANSAASVSVDPNNGALLAMASYPMFDPNLFVTGISGSDWEMYQSATRLDTNAPRPLLNLATQAAVQPGSTFKTVVSLAALQKGLNPKMQIYDYGFVKIGDRQFNNLLYTRTGGSDGMVNMYDAIGKSNNYYFYILGLGRVPATGQDIGVQVTVDDIEKTAENLGLNHSSGLEIKQPAEVANHIPSRSAKMNLTKSMLSHFLEQNLKRYEKPDAKKGNTVIAKDIQTILKWSEQGELYTRAKLIADLEELGYYAERPLDGARSGLADLLKYTYFNQTNWTVADTMNAVIGQGQNAYTPISMCSIASIFANGGTDYDFTLVKEIRSPDNKTVLYNQTPRGKKVPIPASYFQEVREGMRRSAEHNQSEFNGLNFQVGSKTGTAERAGKDPRTGGNYAPYAWDICFAPYKQPKIATTVFMPDGDTSLNVVPIARDILASYLGTPASQEETPSLYEGRTTYDPPKPKTSEQEVSSQEQSTNE
- the mreD gene encoding rod shape-determining protein MreD, producing MNKLRYSLSLLAVLILQTAVVSNWTFSGIAPALHLVFLVAISFLYGPLWGGYTGLALGLLEDMMFSGVLGIRALLFFVGATAVGKALYHNEHNLATGTLATALFSFFVLAGQWGILFLLRKPLPYLYLIGKPVLFYALFNAALFIPVMLLMRRLMKPESIRFFGRI